The window GCTTCCAGCTAATTAATAGATGCCTGTAAAATTTATTTCTGCGGGTTTTTTTGACACTACATTATTGTGTATTGTTTGTGTAGAAAAACAATATGTCCTCTTTTTCGCGTTAAAAGATTCTCTGCCTCATTCAGgaagagacaagttgggtgaggtaatattttattggcccaacttctgttggtgagagagacaagctttcaaccacactgagctcttccccagacctgaagaagagctctgggtagctgaaaagcagaagttggcccaataaaaagatattacctcaccaaacTTGTGTGTCTCATATCTGGGACCTACATGACTATAACTAGTTTTAGAAGGGGCAAATTCAccctataattttaaaaaaatatatatctgtaGTATAGAAAGCAGTAGACTTACCATGCCGGTTTCTGCCTGTGAATTTATATGGTGTCTATCACCATAGATTGGAGTGATTTCAGGAGGACTTTGCACACATGAAATATatagtaaaactattccccaacTTGATTAGCAGTAAATATGTAGATTATTATTTGTAGTTCTCGAATGCACTGAGAGCTCTCAAACACGGAGGAAGACCATCCCTACCGTGAAGGTCTATTTACTTCAAATACTTTTGGACTACAGTGCCTATCACACTGTTGGCACTCCATAAAACAATATCTTGAGTTACAGCTATTTCTGTCAGAACACTGTAGTAAATGTACGTGAGTGTGTGTTGAGAATATGGGGCAACCTAAGAGGGATAGAATTGTTAGAGTAAATTAATCAAGCTCTGTTGTTTcacattctgggtttttttgcccTTAGGCTATCATTCTTGAATGGGGTGACGAGGGTGGGAGCATCCCTCAAATTATTGGCTTCAGGAACATATTCTAAAAAAACCAGGAAAGAGAATCAAGAAAAATAACTGATCCACACGTCATCTGTGCTTTAACAATTACTTTGAAATATTATTTCCATATACGGCGTCTGacaatttccttttttcccctttacagaAATTCCGTTTTCCATGCCTATTCAGTGTACTGATAAAACTGATGAACAAGCAGAAGAACTTTTTAAACCTCAGGTTAAACCAGATATAAATAGAGGTGTATCATGCACAACATCTATCACACCAAGAGGAGTGGGCCAAGATGAGGAAGACAACTCTGTAGAATCACTTTCTAAATTGAATGTCAAGTTTCCACCTACAGACAATGACTCTACTTTCTTACAGAGCACTCCAGATAAACCAACAGTTCCTTGTACTGCAATAGCTGAAAATATACTTCAAGATCATCATTTTAACATGAAGCATGAAGACCATACTATGAACCGGAGTAAATTGGAATGTAACCCATTTGAAACTCATGCAGTTGACCACATAACTATGCAAAACCTAACTACACttgacaaaacaaaacccccaagcCATACAACCATGCTCAAACAGAATACTCGGGACAAAACCCCATGTTTGAAAACAGCAGACATTGGTACAAAACTTGTACATCCGTACACAAATCAAGATGCCACTGAATTAAATTTTCCCTCTTCAGAAGCCACTGGGAGGGCTGTCAGAGGACCTCAGCAGGTATCTTTATATTGATATTGTATattttaaagattaatatttcatttaaacaagTGCTGTGCAAAGGTCTTTCAGGCAGGAATGAAACCTATATGAATCACACCATATATATGGTGAACATTTGATTTTTATGTAGATCTGCTTTCTGACACTAAATTTTGTGTACATTAACTACATTTTCAGTGAAATAATGGAGGCATTAAATTAGATTTAAGAATATAGATGTTTGCACAAATTTCACTTCAGGAAGATATTAAGTAACTGTTTCTATATCCATTGCAAAATTGATTTTAATCACAACTATCCAAAACTTCTCTTTACCCAAGTATTTATTCCATAGAATCAAATAATGTGCATCTctaaacttttcaaaaatgtaCAATTGAACATTTGGGCatgtgctatttttaaaaaaataccagattttttttttttttttccccagaaggaaTTATCTTTAGATCTAATGagggacaaacacagaacaacttAAAAGGGATAAAATACTTTAGAAGTACTTGTAGAATAGGAAAATATGTATTTCCACAAATAGTCATAAATGGAAACTTAAGGAAATACAGGCAAATGTATATCTACTTTTTAAGTAGACACTAGAGGTGTGATTTTTCTGAAGTATGAACGTCCAGAACTCCAGCTGAATTCAGCGTGAGCTGTAGAtgctcagtatctctgaaaataaggccctttGGCCAAATTCAGCAAAACAATTGTGTGTCAGTCCCATTGAGTGCTCTGCTTAATCAGAGCCTTTGGATgacatcctggctccattgaagtcaatggcaaaacttccattgactttaatagggccaggatttcactttttgtCCCTTTCTCATAGGAGGAAGTGTTATCCAAAGGCTAGAGCAGATATTGATATTTAGGATTTTTGCATTTTCTTCTCAGATCTTCCAGTTATTCcctttgaccttgggcaaattgccTTAATCACGCTGTGCCTCAACTTTGcctttaaaataaggaaaagaggAGCTGTGAGGCTAAAATAACATTTACCTTGCTCTAGAGATCCTCAGATGCTGTAGATGTATTCTTAAAACTGACCCAGCCTAGTTCTACTGTCTACCTTAGTCTTAAATTTAATTTCTGAAAATTTTTGGCAGAGAATCCGAGATTTGTAGTGCTGatttacataatttatttttttaattatcataGATTCATTGTTCAAAGTGTGTGATTATATTTTCGAGATATTGTTTGTGCTGTGGTAGATTTTAATTTTATCCTGAATTATTAATTACATACTCTTTTTATGGTACTTTATTTTCCTCCAAATTCTCAGTTATAGTTGGGACTGAGTAAAAGAAATTAAACaacttttttattacaagtagAATTCCTGTGGATCTATGAAGCATCCATTCTACTACTTgttgggttgattttttttcccctttttctccaTTATCTCTCCTGCTTGTTCTTTTACTAGCTAGTCTGTGAATTCATTTTTCAATAGATGGCACCCTGCATTGTATATTACAGCAAGTGAAACAGCTGGTGTGTGATTACAAGTTGATAGGGAAGTATGCAGCTTTAAAAGTGCAGGAGAGTTGGTGGACAAGAGAGCATAGGGTTAGATAATTGGTATTTgtgaaaaataaggaaattactTTAGTTTGAGGGTATCATTTTAGAATGTGAATGACCAATATTACAGCTCTATGGGGAGATTTTAATATtgaatgttacatttaaaaagaaaactggcaATACAAAATAGTTTCAATATTTATAAGTTGTATCCGTGTAGCAAAGTAGAACACAAGGACATTGATTAAAATGTTGCATCTTATCCAGAAGTTTTTGACAGAAGCCAATATTACTTTAGAATCCATTAAATATACATGTGTGTATATTTAAATAAAGGTGATGTATATTATTTAACTGTTTCCCCAAAATGTTTTCATGCATTTTGTTTTGGGTGAATTGAATTGATCTGATGTCTTTTTACTGTATATAGGGTTAGAGATTTGCTCTTAGCTGAGTTCAAGTGCTGAAGTATCATCCAGTTAGATGAATACAACTTCTTTACGCTGTATTCACATTGGCAAAACTTGGGCATGTAATTCTCTTCACTGGGTGTAGCTGCAGCAGTTGTGCTCTAGTTTAGACAGTGCCCAGATCTTTTTTACCACCTTGTCATATAGGGACTAGTAATAAACATCCAAGCCCTGTTGATACCTATTCCAAGTACTTGGAGGCCTGCCTGCGCCCTGTCTATAGTTGCTACTGGTGGAGCGCCAACAGTGGTGAATTacatgctggattttttttttctcccctagtATAGACTAGGACTTTATCATATTTACTATATATGTTAATTTATAAGATGGAACAACCCcttaaaatacaatatatttgGCAACAATGAACCTTTGGAGCTGCTGCTCTCAGTTTGTGGTAAATTTTAGCTTTTTCCTGTTTTATGGATGTTAAATGGAAAACTCAGTGCTGTTTCCATAGGGTACAGGGCTGCACAAAGATTTTGGAGGCCTGGGACAAAATCTGAAacagtctccccttcccctcctccctcacgccccccccaaaaaaataaggGTGCAAAAACACTGAGGGGAGGCTGCAGCGGTTGGGTGTGGAGAGTGAGCCTACCCCACGCTTACTGTGTAGCAGTGGCTCTTGTactgcggggctggggctggcgctGGCTACCCACCCTGGGCATTGTGAGCTGCTACACGGGGTCACagtgccaaacctgagtggcactgcaaccccatgcgCCCAGTCACAATGCTATTCAGTTTAGGGGGGCCCCCTGCAAAAAGtcccttttcctttcctctcctctcctcctcccttttctccaTCTGGGTGGCCCTGTTAGGATATACTACCTCTTTGAAAACAATGTGATTGAAACATATGGCAGATTACAATAAACATGCATCTTATTGGACCTAAGACTTTACAGATTTATAGTTAACTGTGTTTGTACATATGTGCACACATTTACAACTTAACGTCTGATTCCACAAATATTAATTATTGATGCAGTGCTTTATTTAGTGGGACTGCCAACCCTACCGAGGCCACAATtcagaaaatcatttaaaatgcataattttaGGCACATGAATAgtccattgactgtaatgggacTACTGTTGCTTGAAGACAGTTAAATAGATGCTTAAGATCCCAATTCAGCATAATGCTTAAGCATCTCCTTAAATCTATCCCTATTCAGGGaagctcttaagcacatgcttaagtccccaAGATGTCTGTGGTATGAAGTGGGTTTTTCTGGATTGGTATCTAGGCCTGGTAGTTCCAGATTGTAAGATTAGAACCTTACTTTGTCCCCAATACATTTCAGCAAATTTTACAAGAACTTTTTTGGCCACTTTAAATATCATGCCTCTTTATATGGTTATTAAAAATGCCAGTTTATTCAAGATGGTGTTGCAAGTGAGTAACTACAAACACACTTCTGTAGGAATATTTAAAAGTATGTTAGTGTCTAGACAAATTTCATATGAAATTTACATCAACTACCCACGATATACAATCAGTAGATTGTATTGCAGAaggaagtgatgtaattacaCTTAATTATTAATGAACAACAGCCCCCTGAAATGCTAAACATTGTTTAGGAAGGGAATTAACTCCTAAAAGAAACTGCATTTGGTTTAGAAATAAGAATTAACCACTGTGAAAGCCAGGTTGGTAGCACAGTTTGTTGCCACTGGAGGATTAAGCACCTGCTTTTTAGCCTGGCAAAGTTTGGGAACATGAAAATTGAAGCTCTTTTATGGGGATGGACAGCAAGAGACTTAACTTCAAGGGAAACGGCTTGCCTTTCTACTGCCAAAATACTCTTTCCCTTCTGAGCATACGTGAGGTTATAGCAAAAAGACTGTAGCAATCTCTCCTGCCACTTACTTGCTGCCATTCAGTTTGAGTGCACTTTGGCTTATAACTTGATGCCAAGTAGGAAGAAGAAGCAGAGACTCCGACATCTCAGGCCACACAGTCTTTGTGATGAAGAAATGAGGAGTGCAAAGGGAGGTTAAGgattaatttaatttcattattGTAATATTAGCAACGGataatacagaggtaaaatataaATTACCCTATATTGCCAGGGTGATTGCTTTCTGATTAAATTGAAAACTAGATACATTCCAATAGGgggaatgtaaaataaaatcttccTCATGTTAGTCTTGTATGGTAAACCTATGCTGTACTCTAATGTAAAATGTATATTGCTTTTTTCTAAAAAGGGCAATATTATCTGTACAGGAATGTTTATACAGTATCTTAGTACAGAGACTACAGATGCCATGGTTTAGTTTTCCTACAGTGATATATTTGAAGTCCATAAAAAGCCTTAGTATTTATTACACTGACATTGTTGACAAAGGAAGCTTTAGTTGATTCTCAtgagtgttttttaaaatctgacttcTATTCTTGTATTTGACACAGTGTTTGCAGATGTAAATGTATAAATGTTTAGTTTCCTTCTGATTCTTTTACTTTGCCAAATGTGaagtctttcttttctttatttttaatgtaatgagAACCAGAGATgccatttttgttgttaaaatatATCATGTATGTACAAAATCTAACTAGTGCAAAACAAATgctggtaactttttttttttttaatatttagaactgtattcatttaaaacacaataacttttttgcctttttccccccccccccagcccttctgGAAGCCATATCACACTCAAGATAATAACTTACTGGCACAAGATTATACAGACTCAGAACTGAAGCAGTCTGGAATATGTGAATTCTgtcaaaaagttttcccaccatCTACTACATCCAGGGGGGATTTTCTCAGGCATCTTAATTCACACTTTAAAGAACAATCAATGTATCCGGAAGCAAGCTGAATAAGACTTCGTAGAGATACTGGGTTGCACTTTTGTATATGTTTTTAATTCAAGTGAGTGTGTTAATTTTAGAATTAAGACTATGTTCATAATGTCACTGAAACTGTTTTTCTGTTaagttcatttcaattttttaaaattacatttaacattTGTAATTTTACACATTTTAAGTTAGCCAGTAGAAAACTGTAATTCAGTttcacttcaggtttcagagtagcagccgtgttagtctgtattcgcaaaaagaaaaggagtacttgtggcaccttagagactaacaaatttatttgagcatgctcaaataaatttgttagtctctaaagtttcACTTCAGTATGTCATGTTGCAATATgagctttgggcctgatcctacaaacctTTTCTTACGCAAGTTATCTTCACCTGAGTAGTTCCACAATAATTAATGACTGCTTGTGTAAGTaaggactacttgcatgagtacATGTTTGCAGAACTTGGCCTTTAATTTGGGAAGATAAAGTGTGAGCAGTCCTATCCATTTTCCTCAGTaccctagggcctgatcctactcctATTGTAGTAAATAGGAGCAGGAACAGGCCCCAAGAATATCTGAAAGGCTAGGGCAGAATCTCTAAATTTGACTCAAGACAGGTTCAGTGTTTGTATTTATATTGCAGATAAGGTTCTTATAAAAATCACTAGAGCAGCCAAGTAACAGGTATGTCATACTTAAGATACAGTTGTCTTCTGTTTATTACATCACTGGCAGAAATCAGTGTAAACAGATTTGTCTCAGATACAAAACAATACTCGCGCTCTCTGGCTAAAATGAAGATAGCAATGGTATGTATCTTTGGCAGAGGTGCACTGTTAAATAACGTATATTGTTAGCATTCGTAACTCATGGAAAATACCTATTCCTCTGTGGGAGCTGAcgcattcttttatgtagagagaCGATGAGATGAACCAGGTTACGCTTTCCCCCAAAACTACACGTTCAAAAGAGAATAGCATTTCTTGTGGTTCCCTACTGGCTGTTACTCAAAAAAcgagggaattttttttaaaaattgaacacAAGTCTTCAGACCAAAATAATCTCTCTCGGACTAGAAATCACTTTTAAACTACAATTTTAAATTTTGATGGCTGTGTGCATGTATTTTATGAATGCTAGATCAGCTAGcttgccttttgtttttaaacagttgacGTGCAAGGATCTCTTCCACCAGAGCCGTCTGCAATTTGACTGGACAGTTCCAGTCCAGACCAAAGTGGTTGTAAGCATTAATATATATTCTATAGCTCCAGGTAAGCATCGCCCTAACTTCTCTCTTTTCAAAGATTTAGGCGGTGATGGTCACCATTTTACAAAGCTAAGGGAAATATGAATTTGCATCATTTTTAGAAGTGGATTTTTAAGTCACTGGAACCAGTGGCTCCTAcactaaatatttttctacaaCTATTTACCGTAGTTTTAAGTGCCTGCTGTGTATGTGACTAGCTCTTGGCTGATGCTGTAGTGTAATAAAGTACAGGGTACAGTGCTTGTCTGCTCGTGTGAGCTGGAGAGTGCGTTTGTTAAAAGCCCTTTTCCGACGTCGCTCCGTGGGTGGAAGGGTCTGAGGCGGGCACGTCTTTGGGCGCAATGGGGCAGGTGAAGTTCCCGCCCCGTTATCGCTGGGAGGTGGGCGCTGCTGAGGGTGCtacgtgggggaggggggcagagggggagggactCGCTCTCCTAAACAGGCCGACACCCAACTGCCTTGTCCTCCGACCCGGAAGAAGCAAGACCCGCAGCTCACAGTGGCAAGAGCCGAGCAAATCGCGATTTACCTTTTTAATCCCTGCCACCTTTTTTGCGCGTGCCCGCTCCCGCTCCGAGCCGCAGCGTGTCCGCCCAGGGGCCAGAGCTCTCCTCTCTGCCCAGCAGGGGTGGCAGGCCTGGAAacgcccccccccgctccccccggcGGAAGAAGCCAAAGACGGGGAGTCCCAATCCACCTTGCCTATCCGCCTCGGGGGCCTGACTCCGGCGGGAGTTAAATCTGCCTTTCAAACACTCCTGCCTGAGGGGCGCCACGTCCAGGGCAGTTAGCAGGGCCCGGACCACAGCAAGGGGTGCAAGCATCAATTtaacaacccccccccagccccgaagCACCC of the Dermochelys coriacea isolate rDerCor1 chromosome 11, rDerCor1.pri.v4, whole genome shotgun sequence genome contains:
- the TANK gene encoding TRAF family member-associated NF-kappa-B activator isoform X1, with product MDKNIGEQLNKAYEAFRQACMDKDHAVTELQQKIDSYKQQISEQQEQIAFQKSMITKLKSQLAPVNANRGSTHGHILVSEDSESWRNDTSPNLTFDQLHEKLKLAMQREKLLKEQLETEGIKLKQTEEENTLKENKLVSIIAIKEEEIRFLKNRLKEKSEAQDCIHMPIYEMEIKHTKIAPARQDLSPGIPGILTVHEREDLEMVFQEMKEECHRICTLARKQTDQLSKLNIKREPVNEIPFSMPIQCTDKTDEQAEELFKPQVKPDINRGVSCTTSITPRGVGQDEEDNSVESLSKLNVKFPPTDNDSTFLQSTPDKPTVPCTAIAENILQDHHFNMKHEDHTMNRSKLECNPFETHAVDHITMQNLTTLDKTKPPSHTTMLKQNTRDKTPCLKTADIGTKLVHPYTNQDATELNFPSSEATGRAVRGPQQPFWKPYHTQDNNLLAQDYTDSELKQSGICEFCQKVFPPSTTSRGDFLRHLNSHFKEQSMYPEAS
- the TANK gene encoding TRAF family member-associated NF-kappa-B activator isoform X2, encoding MITKLKSQLAPVNANRGSTHGHILVSEDSESWRNDTSPNLTFDQLHEKLKLAMQREKLLKEQLETEGIKLKQTEEENTLKENKLVSIIAIKEEEIRFLKNRLKEKSEAQDCIHMPIYEMEIKHTKIAPARQDLSPGIPGILTVHEREDLEMVFQEMKEECHRICTLARKQTDQLSKLNIKREPVNEIPFSMPIQCTDKTDEQAEELFKPQVKPDINRGVSCTTSITPRGVGQDEEDNSVESLSKLNVKFPPTDNDSTFLQSTPDKPTVPCTAIAENILQDHHFNMKHEDHTMNRSKLECNPFETHAVDHITMQNLTTLDKTKPPSHTTMLKQNTRDKTPCLKTADIGTKLVHPYTNQDATELNFPSSEATGRAVRGPQQPFWKPYHTQDNNLLAQDYTDSELKQSGICEFCQKVFPPSTTSRGDFLRHLNSHFKEQSMYPEAS